The following proteins are encoded in a genomic region of Ctenopharyngodon idella isolate HZGC_01 chromosome 12, HZGC01, whole genome shotgun sequence:
- the mta3 gene encoding metastasis-associated protein MTA3 isoform X2, producing MAANMYRVGDYVFFENSSSNPYLIRRIEELNKTASGNVEAKVVCFYRRRDISQSLIQLADKHAKDLEEEKESPSEPELSEKQKHQLRHRELFLSRQYESLPATHIRGKCSVALLNETEAVLSYLEKEDTFFYSLVYDPTQKTLLADKGEIRVGPRFQADVPEMLQEGEPDDRDQSKLEMKMWDPECPLTNKQIDQFLVVARAVGTFARALDCSSSVRQPSLHMSAAAASRDITLFHAMDTLHRHGYDLSSALSVLVPQGGPVLCRDEMEEWSSSEANLFEEALEKYGKDFNDIRQDFLPWKSLTSIIEYYYMWKTTDRYVQQKRLKAAEAESKLKQVYIPTYNKPNPNQISVSNGKMATVNGAASTGSFHTAGGGRACESCFGVQSAQWYSWGPPNMQCRLCVSCWMYWKKYGGLKMPSRAEGAEEKTPPSPAPNELRSRGHGARQSSHMVPMRNSGSPKSSMKTKQAFLLQATRLTKLARHMCRDLIRLRRAARRPFVPINCGAIKAEYMMRVSEGMTGRPMKPKSSPRSTLTSVLQYLESRPATHVQRPHRTPGLQVQPPRRLLSSLPSHGPLGMLGKRSYHHHSRVESAERRAGAPGQENPAHIVGPILQHNGSGTGGSNLRASGLMLRKRRPNWIDAPDDSFFLVSRETRKARRLLSRSQLRRACRQPCEQISLRRVPQGPAQVPVLAPPHPSLRMRGPIVIHD from the exons ATGGCGGCCAACATGTACCGGGTCGGAG ATTATGTCTTCTTCGAGAATTCTTCAAGCAACCCCTATCTGATCAGGCGAATAGAGGAACTGAATAAG ACGGCAAGCGGTAATGTGGAGGCAAAGGTGGTCTGTTTCTACAGGAGAAGGGATATCTCACAGAGCCTCATCCAGCTGGCAGACAAACATGCAA AGGACCTGGAAGAAGAGAAGGAAAGCCCCTCAGAGCCAGAACTCTCTGAAAAACAGAAACATCAGCTTCGCCACAGAGAGCTTTTCCTTTCCCGCCAGTACGAATCCCTCCCTGCCACACACATCAG GGGCAAGTGCAGTGTAGCCCTCCTGAACGAGACAGAAGCTGTGCTCTCCTACCTTGAGAAAGAG gacaCATTTTTTTACTCATTGGTGTACGACCCCACACAGAAGACACTATTGGCCGATAAGGGCGAGATTCGCGTTGGTCCACGTTTTCAGGCTGATGTCCCAGAAATGCTACAGGAAg gAGAACCTGATGACAGAGACCAGTCTAAACTGGAGATGAAGATGTGGGACCCAGAGTGTCCGCTGACCAACAAACAGATTGACCAGTTTCTTGTGGTTGCTCG AGCGGTTGGTACTTTTGCTCGAGCTTTGGACTGCAGCAGCTCCGTCAGACAGCCCAGCTTACACATGAGTGCCGCGGCAGCCTCACGAGACATCACACTG TTCCATGCTATGGACACCCTGCATCGGCACGGCTATGACCTGTCCAGCGCTCTGAGCGTTCTTGTTCCTCAAGGAGGGCCCGTGCTGTGCCGGGATGAGATGGAGGAGTGGAGCTCATCAGAGGCAAACTTGTTTGAGGAGGCGCTGGAGAAATACGGCAAAGACTTCAACGATATCCGGCAAGACTTT cttccTTGGAAGTCACTGACCAGCATCATTGAGTATTATTACATGTGGAAAACCACAGACAGATACGTTCAGCAG AAACGACTGAAGGCAGCTGAAGCAGAGAGCAAGCTGAAGCAAGTCTACATCCCCACATA CAATAAACCCAACCCTAACCAGATCTCCGTCAGTAACGGCAAGATGGCAACTGTGAACGGTGCAGCAAGCACAGGCAGTTTCCACACAGCCGGAGGCGGCCGCGCATGTGAGAGCTGTTTTG GTGTACAATCTGCACAGTGGTACTCTTGGGGTCCTCCTAACATGCAGTGTCGCCTGTGTGTATCCTGCTGGATGTACTGGAAAAAGTATGGTGGCCTGAAGATGCCAAGCAGAGCTGAGGGGGCAGAGGAAAAAACGCCTCCAAGCCCTGCACCCAAT GAGTTGCGTTCTCGTGGCCATGGCGCCCGTCAGTCTTCCCACATGGTTCCGATGAGAAACAGCGGCAGCCCCAAATCCTCCATGAAGACCAAGCAGGCGTTCCTCCTGCAGGCCACGCGCCTCACCAAGCTGGCGCGTCACATGTGCCGCGATCTCATCAGGTTGCGCCGGGCCGCGCGCCGCCCCTTTGTGCCCATTAACTGTGGTGCCATAAAGGCGGAGT ATATGATGCGGGTGTCAGAGGGCATGACAGGGCGACCTATGAAGCCCAAATCCTCCCCGAGGAGCACCCTGACCAGCGTCTTGCAGTACCTTG AGTCTCGTCCAGCAACTCATGTTCAGCGGCCTCACCGCACCCCTGGCCTACAGGTGCAGCCCCCACGGCGCTTGCTGTCCTCTCTTCCCAGCCATGGCCCACTTGGCATGTTGGGAAAACGGAGCTACCATCACCACAGCCGTGTTGAATCCGCAGAGAGGAGGGCTGGTGCTCCAGGACAAG aAAATCCGGCTCATATTGTGGGACCAATTCTG CAGCATAATGGAAGCGGCACCGGTGGATCTAACCTTCGTGCCAGTGGCCTGATGCTCCGTAAGAGACGACCCAACTGGATCGATGCTCCCGATGACAGCTTCTTCCTGGTTTCCCGAGAGACGAG
- the mta3 gene encoding metastasis-associated protein MTA3 isoform X1 encodes MAANMYRVGDYVFFENSSSNPYLIRRIEELNKTASGNVEAKVVCFYRRRDISQSLIQLADKHAKDLEEEKESPSEPELSEKQKHQLRHRELFLSRQYESLPATHIRGKCSVALLNETEAVLSYLEKEDTFFYSLVYDPTQKTLLADKGEIRVGPRFQADVPEMLQEGEPDDRDQSKLEMKMWDPECPLTNKQIDQFLVVARAVGTFARALDCSSSVRQPSLHMSAAAASRDITLFHAMDTLHRHGYDLSSALSVLVPQGGPVLCRDEMEEWSSSEANLFEEALEKYGKDFNDIRQDFLPWKSLTSIIEYYYMWKTTDRYVQQKRLKAAEAESKLKQVYIPTYNKPNPNQISVSNGKMATVNGAASTGSFHTAGGGRACESCFGVQSAQWYSWGPPNMQCRLCVSCWMYWKKYGGLKMPSRAEGAEEKTPPSPAPNELRSRGHGARQSSHMVPMRNSGSPKSSMKTKQAFLLQATRLTKLARHMCRDLIRLRRAARRPFVPINCGAIKAECKSSLNS; translated from the exons ATGGCGGCCAACATGTACCGGGTCGGAG ATTATGTCTTCTTCGAGAATTCTTCAAGCAACCCCTATCTGATCAGGCGAATAGAGGAACTGAATAAG ACGGCAAGCGGTAATGTGGAGGCAAAGGTGGTCTGTTTCTACAGGAGAAGGGATATCTCACAGAGCCTCATCCAGCTGGCAGACAAACATGCAA AGGACCTGGAAGAAGAGAAGGAAAGCCCCTCAGAGCCAGAACTCTCTGAAAAACAGAAACATCAGCTTCGCCACAGAGAGCTTTTCCTTTCCCGCCAGTACGAATCCCTCCCTGCCACACACATCAG GGGCAAGTGCAGTGTAGCCCTCCTGAACGAGACAGAAGCTGTGCTCTCCTACCTTGAGAAAGAG gacaCATTTTTTTACTCATTGGTGTACGACCCCACACAGAAGACACTATTGGCCGATAAGGGCGAGATTCGCGTTGGTCCACGTTTTCAGGCTGATGTCCCAGAAATGCTACAGGAAg gAGAACCTGATGACAGAGACCAGTCTAAACTGGAGATGAAGATGTGGGACCCAGAGTGTCCGCTGACCAACAAACAGATTGACCAGTTTCTTGTGGTTGCTCG AGCGGTTGGTACTTTTGCTCGAGCTTTGGACTGCAGCAGCTCCGTCAGACAGCCCAGCTTACACATGAGTGCCGCGGCAGCCTCACGAGACATCACACTG TTCCATGCTATGGACACCCTGCATCGGCACGGCTATGACCTGTCCAGCGCTCTGAGCGTTCTTGTTCCTCAAGGAGGGCCCGTGCTGTGCCGGGATGAGATGGAGGAGTGGAGCTCATCAGAGGCAAACTTGTTTGAGGAGGCGCTGGAGAAATACGGCAAAGACTTCAACGATATCCGGCAAGACTTT cttccTTGGAAGTCACTGACCAGCATCATTGAGTATTATTACATGTGGAAAACCACAGACAGATACGTTCAGCAG AAACGACTGAAGGCAGCTGAAGCAGAGAGCAAGCTGAAGCAAGTCTACATCCCCACATA CAATAAACCCAACCCTAACCAGATCTCCGTCAGTAACGGCAAGATGGCAACTGTGAACGGTGCAGCAAGCACAGGCAGTTTCCACACAGCCGGAGGCGGCCGCGCATGTGAGAGCTGTTTTG GTGTACAATCTGCACAGTGGTACTCTTGGGGTCCTCCTAACATGCAGTGTCGCCTGTGTGTATCCTGCTGGATGTACTGGAAAAAGTATGGTGGCCTGAAGATGCCAAGCAGAGCTGAGGGGGCAGAGGAAAAAACGCCTCCAAGCCCTGCACCCAAT GAGTTGCGTTCTCGTGGCCATGGCGCCCGTCAGTCTTCCCACATGGTTCCGATGAGAAACAGCGGCAGCCCCAAATCCTCCATGAAGACCAAGCAGGCGTTCCTCCTGCAGGCCACGCGCCTCACCAAGCTGGCGCGTCACATGTGCCGCGATCTCATCAGGTTGCGCCGGGCCGCGCGCCGCCCCTTTGTGCCCATTAACTGTGGTGCCATAAAGGCGGAGTGTAAGAGCTCTTTAAATTCTTAA